The following are from one region of the Megachile rotundata isolate GNS110a chromosome 15, iyMegRotu1, whole genome shotgun sequence genome:
- the LOC143265942 gene encoding cap-specific mRNA (nucleoside-2'-O-)-methyltransferase 1-like yields MINWRNKNSQSWRRSGHRFSSHAPGPRDGQGNPSRHAPVQYVPLQIPELEAVARKWDSIEEEIKIEQDMKWIKSPNNSLPSLNSMMLWLQKGPKKLVIEDETQFCDENMLRNILHIKSTLYKIHDDIRHVRTRCNTFETIRNAFFLNRSAVKMANMDKACNFMFTKPAGLKNNELLYFADVCAGPGGFSEYVLWRKKWHAKGFGLTLKNIDDFELNKFQAGPCETFHPYYGPKGDGDIFDPSNQKAFRNLIMTHTHGKGVHFMMSDGAFEIEEGQESLQEIFLKQIYLCQCLVALMVVREGGHFVTNIFDLFTPFSAGLIYLMYLCFEEICILKPNSSRPANSERFLICKSKRPRVHDVIKYLEHVNNLLLQEKNNNDVDVLQLVSPEELENDKHFVEYLCASNNLIGRKQIIALRKLAAFYRNPSFVEPKQDFVRKECLKYWELPDHNRRTYIRTFIKPTNKLSLLGYDTKLTSVPAKRLTTENIQDTILNEPCDWFCVPCSTGISTEAMAGPTFYMGMGRNNVYYLVDGIWTEVDDINVELPPDTLVYAEIVQEITKEYQDQQQVLALHIIDAVILGGENIGHKCLKDRYELIKQFCEALWKPDGSRYARVRIKELLPIGPNIRETLQVKPCRINNRMEMVYEFQTASLDCNSFDNNKPYFVLRSVIFLKNNFCNSKVEENKSAPHRLIATKENFIQSFENRIIWYWSYDRNFMVENLAQLIKSHWP; encoded by the exons ATGATAAATTGGAGA aataaaaattcacaaagttgGAGAAGGTCTGGACATCGTTTTTCAAGCCATGCACCAGGACCAAGAGATGGACAAGGGAATCCATCAAGACATGCACCAGTGCAATATGTGCCACTACAAATTCCAGAACTTGAAGCTGTAGCAAGGAAATGGGATTCTatagaagaagaaataaaaattgaacaagaTATGAAATGGATCAAAAGCCCAAATAATTCTTTGCCATCATTAAACAGTATGATGCTTTGGCTGCAGAAGGGACCTAAAAAGCTTGTTATAGAAGACGAAACTCAATTTTGTGATGAGAATATgcttagaaatattttacatataaaatcaACATTGTACAAAATACATGATGACATACGTCATGTACGGACACGCTGTAATACCTTTGAAACAATCCGCAATGCATTCTTTTTAAATCGTTCTGCTGTTAAAATGGCAAATATGGATAAAGCATGTAACTTTATGTTTACCAAACCTGCAGGTTTGAAGAACAATGAGTTGCTATATTTTGCAGATGTATGTGCTGGCCCAGGTGGTTTCAGTGAATACGTTCTGTGGAGAAAGAAATGGCATGCAAAAGGATTTGGTcttactttaaaaaatatagatgactttgaattaaataaatttcaagctGGTCCTTGCGAAACATTTCATCCATATTATGGACCAAAAGGTGATGGTGATATTTTTGATCCCAGTAATCAAAAAGCTTTCAGAAATCTTATAATGACTCATACCCATGGTAAGGGAGTACATTTCATGATGTCTGATGGTGCATTTGAAATTGAAGAGGGTCAAGAAAGTTTACAAGAGATTTTTCTGAAACAAATATATCTTTGTCAGTGTCTAGTAGCTTTGATGGTTGTAAGAGAGGGAGGACATTTTGTCACAAACATATTTGACCTTTTTACACCTTTTAGTGCAGGCTTAATATATCTAATGTATCTTTGCTTtgaagaaatttgtattttaaaaccAAATTCTTCTCGACCAGCAAATTCAGAGCGATTTTTGATATGTAAAAGTAAACGGCCTAGAGTACATGATGTTATAAAATATCTTGAACATGTTAATAATTTGCTTTTGCAAGAGAAAAATAACAATGATGTTGATGTTTTACAGTTGGTATCGCCTGAAGAATTAGAGAATGACAAACATTTTGTAGAGTACCTTTGTGcatctaataatttaataggAAGAAAACAAATAATAGCTTTACGTAAACTAGCTGCATTTTATAGAAACCCTTCTTTTGTTGAACCAAAACAAGATTTTGTACGTAAGGAGTGTTTGAAATATTGGGAACTACCTGATCACAATAGAAGAACATATATAAGAACGTTTATAAAGCCTACAAATAAATTGTCCCTTCTTGGATATGATACTAAACTTACATCAGTTCCAGCAAAAAGATTAACAACAGAAAATATTCAAGATACAATATTAAATGAACCATGTGATTGGTTCTGTGTGCCCTGTAGTACTGGGATTTCCACTGAAGCAATGGCAGGTCCCACATTTTACATGGGCATGGGAAgaaataatgtatattatttagTAGATGGCATTTGGACAGAAGTTGATGATATCAATGTAGAATTACCACCAGATACACTTGTATATGCTGAAATAGTACAAGAAATAACAAAGGAATATCAAGATCAGCAGCAAGTACTAGCATTACATATTATAGATGCTGTCATTTTGGGAGGTGAAAATATTGGTCATAAATGTTTGAAAGACAG GTATGAACTCATAAAACAATTTTGTGAAGCTTTATGGAAACCAGATGGAAGTAGATATGCTCGTGTGCGTATTAAGGAATTACTTCCAATAGGTCCAAACATTCGTGAAACATTGCAAGTTAAACCATGTAGAATTAACAATCGAATGGAGATGGTATATGAATTTCAAACAGCATCTTTAGATTGCAACAGCTTTGACAACAATAAACCCTATTTTGTATTACGTAGtgtaattttcttgaaaaataatttttgtaattctaaaGTAGAAGAAAATAAGTCTGCCCCGCATAGATTAATTGCAACAAAAGAAAACTTCATTCAGTCATTTGAAAATCGCATTATCTGGTATTGGTCTTATGATAGAAATTTTATGGTAGAAAATCTTGCACAGCTTATTAAATCCCATTGGCCATAa
- the LOC100878122 gene encoding cap-specific mRNA (nucleoside-2'-O-)-methyltransferase 1-like → MINWRNKNSQSWRRSGHRFPSHAPGPRDGQGNPSRHAPVQYVPLQIPELEAVARKWDSIEEEIKIEQDMKWIKSPNNSLPSLNSMMLWLQKGPKKLVIEDETQFCDENMLRNILHLKSTLYKIHDDICHVWTRCNTFETIRNAFFLNRSAVKMANMDKACNFMFTKPAGLKNNELLYFADVCAGPGGFSEYVLWRKKWHAKGFGLTLKNIDDFELNKFQAGPCETFHPYYGPKGDGDIFDPSNQKAFRNLIMTHTHGKGVHFMMSDGAFEIEEGQKSLQEIFLKQIYLCQCLVALMVVREGGHFVTNIFDLFTPFSAGLTYLMYLCFEEICILKPNSSRPANSERFLICKSKRPRVHDVIKYLEHVNNLLLQEKNNNDVDVLQLVSPEELENDKHFVEYLCASNNLIGRKQIIALRKLAAFYRNPSFVEPKQDFVRKECLKYWELPDHNRRTYIRTFIKPTNKLSLLGYDTKLTSVPAKRLTTENIQDTILNEPCDWFCVPCSTGISTKAMAVPTFYMGMGRNNVYYLVDGIWIEVDHINVELPPDTLVYAEIVQEITKEYQQQVLALHIIDAVILGGENIGHKCLKDRYELIKQFCEALWKPNGSRYARVRIKELLPIGPNIRETLQVKPCRINNRMEMVYEFQTASLDCNSFDNNKLYFVLRSVIFLKNNFCNSKVEENKSAPHRLIAIKENFIQSFENRIIWYWSYDRNLMVENLAQLIKSHWPVSA, encoded by the exons ATGATAAATTGGAGA aataaaaattcacaaagttgGAGAAGGTCTGGACATCGTTTTCCAAGCCATGCACCAGGACCAAGAGATGGACAAGGGAATCCATCAAGACATGCACCAGTGCAATATGTGCCACTACAAATTCCAGAACTTGAAGCTGTAGCAAGGAAATGGGATTCTatagaagaagaaataaaaattgaacaagaTATGAAATGGATCAAAAGCCCAAATAATTCTTTGCCATCATTAAACAGTATGATGCTTTGGCTGCAGAAGGGACCTAAAAAGCTTGTTATAGAAGACGAAACTCAATTTTGTGATGAGAATATgcttagaaatattttacatttaaaatcaaCATTGTACAAAATACATGATGACATATGTCATGTATGGACACGCTGTAATACTTTTGAAACAATCCGCAATGCATTCTTTTTAAATCGTTCTGCTGTTAAAATGGCAAATATGGATAAAGCATGTAACTTTATGTTTACCAAACCTGCAGGTTTGAAGAACAATGAGTTGCTATATTTTGCAGATGTATGTGCTGGCCCAGGTGGTTTCAGTGAATACGTTCTGTGGAGAAAGAAATGGCATGCAAAAGGATTTGGTcttactttaaaaaatatagatgactttgaattaaataaatttcaagctGGTCCTTGCGAAACATTTCATCCATATTATGGACCAAAAGGTGATGGTGATATTTTTGATCCCAGTAATCAAAAAGCTTTCAGAAATCTTATAATGACTCATACCCATGGTAAGGGAGTACATTTCATGATGTCTGATGGTGCATTTGAAATTGAAGAGGGTCAAAAAAGTTTACAAGAGATTTTTCTAAAACAAAtatatctctgtcagtgtcTAGTAGCTTTGATGGTTGTAAGAGAGGGAGGACATTTTGTCACAAACATATTTGACCTTTTTACACCTTTTAGTGCAGGCTTAACATATCTAATGTATCTTTGCTTtgaagaaatttgtattttaaaaccAAATTCTTCTCGACCAGCAAATTCAGAGCGATTTTTGATATGTAAAAGTAAACGGCCTAGAGTACATGATGTTATAAAATATCTTGAACATGTTAATAATTTGCTTTTGCAAGAGAAAAATAACAATGATGTTGATGTTTTACAGTTGGTATCGCCTGAAGAATTAGAGAATGACAAACATTTTGTAGAGTACCTTTGTGcatctaataatttaataggAAGAAAACAAATAATAGCTTTACGTAAACTAGCTGCATTTTATAGAAACCCTTCTTTTGTTGAACCAAAACAAGATTTTGTACGTAAGGAGTGTTTGAAATATTGGGAACTACCTGATCACAATAGAAGAACATATATAAGAACGTTTATAAAGCCTACAAATAAATTGTCCCTTCTTGGATATGATACTAAACTTACATCAGTTCCAGCAAAAAGATTAACAACAGAAAATATTCAAGATACAATATTAAATGAACCATGTGATTGGTTCTGTGTGCCCTGTAGTACTGGGATTTCCACTAAAGCAATGGCAGTGCCCACATTTTACATGGGCATGGGAAgaaataatgtatattatttagTAGATGGCATTTGGATAGAAGTTGATCATATCAATGTAGAATTACCACCAGATACACTTGTATATGCTGAAATAGTACAAGAAATAACAAAGGAATATCAGCAGCAAGTACTAGCATTACATATTATAGATGCTGTCATTTTGGGAGGTGAAAATATTGGTCATAAATGTTTGAAAGACAG GTATGAACTCATAAAACAATTTTGTGAAGCTTTATGGAAACCAAATGGAAGTAGATATGCTCGTGTGCGTATTAAGGAATTACTTCCAATAGGTCCAAACATTCGTGAAACATTGCAAGTTAAACCATGTAGAATTAACAATCGAATGGAGATGGTATATGAATTTCAAACAGCATCTTTAGATTGCAACAGCTTTGACAACAATAAACTCTATTTTGTATTACGTAGtgtaattttcttgaaaaataatttttgtaattctaaaGTAGAAGAAAATAAGTCTGCCCCACATAGATTAATTGCAATAAAAGAAAACTTCATTCAGTCATTTGAAAATCGCATTATCTGGTATTGGTCTTATGATAGAAATTTGATGGTAGAAAATCTTGCACAGCTTATTAAATCCCATTGGCCTGTGTCTGCATAA